The proteins below are encoded in one region of Serratia symbiotica:
- the pilV gene encoding shufflon system plasmid conjugative transfer pilus tip adhesin PilV has protein sequence MKILKRGIAQITDATIGYGIVAIILVSVLIPLSQWAAEAYRLNIAAGQANTVQKAVNHYIADQHAVIAARSSVSSGYTLTVPMLITAGYLPAGFASTTPYTATYRTLIFQPVPNRLHSMTFMSGGTPLSLSQARKLANSIGAAGGYIENGVAKGALGSWQENLSAFGGYNPGDGSVVIAGFYANGARVNDYLYRHAVAGYPELNTMGTALNMGGNDITTVRDVNARNGYFSESVQSGGAITANKDLTANGMLRGSHDLVLGGVVKLQQVNTAGASCDTWGAISRDNAGAILSCQSGIWHGGDPLAVIQVLDTTLTNMTDIIRPHIPSLFTHQAARLSCQKRWVPGGRAETPGRWQGTSVIRW, from the coding sequence GTGAAGATCCTGAAGCGGGGCATCGCGCAGATAACCGATGCCACTATCGGGTATGGCATTGTGGCCATTATTCTGGTGAGCGTGTTGATCCCGCTCAGTCAGTGGGCTGCGGAGGCGTACCGTCTCAACATCGCGGCGGGGCAGGCAAATACCGTCCAGAAGGCCGTTAATCACTATATTGCCGATCAGCATGCGGTCATTGCTGCGCGCAGCAGTGTGTCGTCGGGCTATACCCTGACGGTACCCATGCTCATAACGGCGGGTTATCTGCCCGCCGGGTTTGCCTCAACGACCCCCTATACCGCGACATACCGCACGCTGATTTTCCAGCCCGTGCCGAACCGGCTTCATAGCATGACGTTCATGAGTGGCGGTACGCCACTTTCTCTCAGTCAGGCGCGCAAGCTCGCGAACAGTATCGGGGCGGCAGGGGGTTATATCGAGAACGGTGTGGCAAAAGGGGCGCTGGGAAGTTGGCAGGAAAACCTGTCAGCCTTTGGCGGTTATAACCCAGGTGATGGCAGTGTAGTCATTGCGGGCTTTTACGCCAATGGGGCGCGGGTCAATGATTATCTCTACCGTCACGCGGTGGCGGGTTACCCGGAGCTCAATACCATGGGTACGGCGCTGAATATGGGCGGCAACGACATCACCACTGTCCGGGATGTCAATGCCAGAAATGGTTACTTCTCTGAAAGCGTACAGTCGGGTGGTGCTATCACGGCCAATAAAGACCTGACAGCCAACGGCATGCTACGGGGCAGTCATGACCTGGTGCTGGGGGGGGTCGTCAAGCTGCAGCAGGTGAACACGGCGGGAGCCTCCTGCGATACCTGGGGAGCGATAAGTCGTGACAATGCCGGCGCTATCCTGTCCTGTCAGTCTGGTATCTGGCACGGGGGGGATCCACTGGCCGTTATACAGGTGCTGGACACTACGTTAACCAATATGACGGACATAATCAGACCTCACATACCATCACTGTTTACGCATCAGGCGGCACGTCTGTCGTGCCAAAAGAGGTGGGTTCCGGGGGGTCGTGCAGAAACGCCTGGGCGCTGGCAGGGTACGTCGGTGATACGCTGGTAG
- a CDS encoding type II secretion system F family protein produces MNRLARFIYKITFNAQDRIEIYDDFRQYLLDGRSAKETFQKLIDNYSRRGKNPGNAIAQILEECAENLDGGFGLGESLREWIPDQELGIIDSCDLSGRPEEGFLNAMGIAEGTGRIRRTVKATVMISGYLTLLSVGIVTLFCVMLVPVIMQAVPLSQWNSMQTGVYYFYLLLTQYGWAVVLLLGGIVTLVLLSLPRLTGRLRFFLDRFPPWSIYRRIHGAAFIMNVNAMLAAGIPMEKAVTSMKEATRSAWLYERLDALERAISAGEMNLGQALDVTGYDFPDEQAIIKMQSLFETKNSEGSLKRFADTWLEKTVGDVEKTGDRMRIGSLLGCGVLVAALMLIMFGLIQQAFFFN; encoded by the coding sequence GTGAACAGACTGGCGCGCTTTATCTATAAAATTACCTTCAACGCACAGGATCGCATAGAGATTTATGACGATTTCAGGCAATACCTGCTGGATGGCCGGTCTGCGAAGGAAACCTTTCAGAAGCTGATTGATAACTACAGCCGACGCGGGAAAAATCCGGGCAATGCCATTGCGCAGATCCTGGAAGAGTGTGCGGAAAATCTCGACGGGGGGTTCGGACTGGGGGAGTCGCTGCGTGAATGGATCCCCGATCAGGAACTCGGCATCATTGATTCCTGCGACCTGTCCGGGAGGCCAGAGGAGGGATTCCTGAACGCGATGGGGATTGCCGAGGGAACCGGACGCATACGCCGTACCGTGAAGGCCACCGTGATGATTTCGGGGTACCTGACACTGCTGTCTGTGGGGATCGTGACGCTGTTCTGCGTCATGCTGGTGCCGGTGATCATGCAGGCGGTGCCGCTCAGCCAGTGGAACAGTATGCAGACCGGGGTGTACTACTTCTATCTTCTGCTGACGCAGTACGGGTGGGCGGTGGTGCTGCTGCTGGGTGGCATTGTCACACTGGTGCTGCTGTCGCTGCCCCGGCTGACTGGCCGGCTTCGCTTCTTTCTCGATCGGTTTCCTCCGTGGTCTATCTACCGGCGCATTCACGGTGCGGCCTTTATCATGAACGTGAATGCCATGCTCGCTGCAGGGATCCCGATGGAGAAGGCGGTCACCAGCATGAAAGAGGCGACCCGTTCGGCCTGGTTGTATGAGCGGCTGGATGCGCTGGAAAGGGCCATCAGCGCCGGGGAAATGAATCTCGGGCAGGCCCTGGACGTGACGGGCTATGACTTCCCGGATGAGCAGGCCATCATCAAGATGCAGAGTCTGTTTGAGACAAAAAACAGCGAGGGCTCGCTAAAACGTTTTGCCGACACCTGGCTGGAAAAGACGGTGGGGGATGTCGAGAAAACCGGTGACCGGATGCGCATTGGCAGCCTGCTGGGTTGCGGTGTACTGGTAGCGGCTCTGATGCTGATCATGTTCGGCCTGATACAGCAGGCTTTTTTCTTCAACTGA
- a CDS encoding TcpQ domain-containing protein codes for MSLSKQAGLLPALLLTGCASPSVVVAGSSSGNVVDNDLTRSATQISAMQFRLHQSGLFAQRPAAPAGTDASSLLLTHPVIAGTAAGKSSPPRAAATADTSHTYQGVIRQSGGVTPVSLPTTRPNPFHGDKTQGRAAPTGAPSPVMKVWKIDKGMTLRQGYSLWMSKERCSLDKGKWTVRWDTGTDYPIDYALSFSAANLEAATAQLFTLWRHAQVPLFVSGYRQQCLIVVSEGR; via the coding sequence ATGTCATTGAGTAAACAGGCAGGGCTGCTTCCGGCCCTGCTGCTAACCGGCTGTGCATCGCCATCGGTTGTTGTTGCCGGATCGTCTTCGGGCAACGTCGTGGACAATGACCTGACACGCAGTGCTACCCAAATCAGTGCAATGCAATTTCGTCTCCATCAGAGTGGGCTGTTTGCACAACGTCCCGCCGCGCCGGCAGGCACCGACGCCTCTTCCCTGCTGCTGACTCATCCAGTCATTGCGGGTACGGCAGCGGGTAAATCTTCCCCACCGCGTGCGGCGGCAACGGCGGATACCTCTCATACGTATCAAGGCGTGATCCGGCAGAGCGGGGGAGTCACCCCCGTTTCCTTACCCACAACCCGCCCTAATCCTTTCCACGGCGACAAGACGCAAGGCAGAGCCGCCCCCACAGGTGCACCGTCACCGGTGATGAAAGTCTGGAAAATTGATAAAGGCATGACGCTCAGGCAGGGCTACAGCCTGTGGATGTCAAAAGAACGCTGCTCGCTGGACAAGGGAAAATGGACAGTTCGCTGGGATACAGGGACGGACTACCCCATCGATTACGCGCTTTCCTTCTCCGCAGCAAATCTTGAAGCGGCAACGGCACAGTTGTTTACCCTCTGGCGTCACGCGCAGGTGCCGCTTTTTGTCAGCGGCTATCGCCAGCAATGTCTGATTGTTGTCAGTGAAGGGCGCTGA
- the pilO2 gene encoding type 4b pilus protein PilO2, whose translation MKKKSPKPVPGQGAGQIRVLTFHQRRFVVGLVWQTIRAQRNPMKEIRRIGKAQGLDLVAVRQSDSIQAGFAPKTRQRLRGAYSLIVALASLLEGCCIAVVPLGDSPEGIAQYTLVGKTERGGIHPWSDKIYTADELRQRIIDLRNELRGSQGSLDVPVQGDLSLPWVTAALDLSTLLVPQALSKQFRLRPLTWGMTRAQLVATGIALILALAGLMVYLHAVGEREAAARLAIERARIRQAELNRQARYQTALAGLRHPWIDKPSVSTFIRHCREGLDRIPVSIKGWISTTVVCTDTHISVQSVRRTHSAVTTRDVVRAVQARFGVSADFNFQQSGLTSFSLPQRLPPEGDDPMGSAEERLMDLMSLFQALNIDLAIMAVPIKAVKTNSEGEALPLQDWLAYTFSAETDISPQQIFAGDRYTGLRLSDITVALNSSDGSLRYKISGVLYGKR comes from the coding sequence ATGAAAAAAAAGAGTCCAAAGCCGGTACCGGGACAGGGTGCCGGTCAGATCCGCGTCTTGACCTTTCATCAACGGCGTTTTGTGGTCGGGCTAGTCTGGCAGACCATCCGCGCGCAGCGTAACCCCATGAAAGAGATCCGGCGTATTGGGAAAGCGCAGGGGCTGGATCTGGTGGCGGTGCGGCAGAGTGACAGCATTCAGGCAGGCTTTGCCCCCAAGACGCGTCAGCGGCTGCGGGGGGCCTATTCGCTGATTGTTGCACTGGCCTCGCTGCTGGAAGGCTGCTGTATCGCCGTGGTGCCGCTGGGTGACAGCCCTGAGGGTATTGCGCAGTACACGCTGGTTGGCAAGACCGAGCGCGGGGGTATCCACCCGTGGTCTGATAAAATCTACACAGCGGATGAGCTGCGTCAGCGGATCATCGACCTGCGTAATGAACTGCGTGGCAGTCAGGGAAGTCTGGATGTCCCTGTCCAGGGTGACCTGTCACTGCCATGGGTAACGGCGGCCCTGGATCTGTCGACGCTGCTTGTCCCGCAGGCGCTCAGCAAGCAGTTCAGGCTGCGTCCCCTGACGTGGGGGATGACCCGCGCACAGCTTGTGGCAACAGGGATAGCCCTCATCCTTGCGCTGGCCGGGCTGATGGTATACCTGCACGCAGTGGGGGAGCGGGAAGCCGCTGCACGGCTGGCCATCGAGCGCGCCCGGATCCGGCAGGCCGAGCTTAACCGGCAGGCCCGTTACCAGACAGCCCTGGCCGGGCTTCGACACCCCTGGATCGATAAACCGTCGGTCTCCACGTTTATCCGCCATTGTCGGGAGGGGCTGGATCGTATTCCTGTCTCGATCAAGGGCTGGATATCTACCACGGTGGTGTGTACAGACACCCATATCAGCGTTCAGTCTGTGCGCAGAACACACTCGGCGGTGACAACACGCGACGTTGTCCGTGCTGTGCAGGCACGGTTTGGTGTGTCGGCAGATTTTAACTTTCAGCAAAGCGGTCTGACCTCATTTTCATTGCCGCAGCGGCTTCCCCCGGAAGGGGACGACCCGATGGGGTCGGCCGAAGAACGCCTGATGGATCTCATGTCGCTGTTTCAGGCGCTGAATATCGATCTCGCCATCATGGCCGTGCCGATTAAGGCGGTGAAGACGAACAGCGAGGGTGAAGCGCTGCCATTGCAGGACTGGCTGGCCTACACGTTCTCGGCAGAGACAGACATTTCACCGCAGCAAATCTTTGCCGGTGACCGCTACACAGGGCTCCGCCTTTCCGACATCACCGTCGCCCTCAACAGTTCAGATGGCTCACTCAGATACAAAATCTCAGGAGTGCTTTATGGCAAACGTTAA
- a CDS encoding helix-turn-helix domain-containing protein has product METLAERLKYVLYKLDLNQVEAARLIGISQQSINYILRNNLNASRLSVRIAEGLQINPEWLLTGKGEWQPEKINKIPIINDNLILQLYFRDNSLTKETKYILSNRDLGKKPFAVQIEDNKLCICTRVNEYREKDSYLKDDYLYISDHEIKISKRDHSNPDVGYKVIEWRIYDIKV; this is encoded by the coding sequence ATGGAAACTCTTGCTGAACGACTAAAGTACGTTTTGTACAAACTCGACTTGAATCAGGTCGAAGCTGCCAGATTGATTGGGATCTCTCAACAATCAATAAATTACATACTCAGAAATAATCTGAATGCGAGTAGACTGTCAGTTAGAATTGCTGAAGGTCTACAAATCAACCCTGAGTGGCTTCTAACTGGTAAAGGTGAATGGCAGCCAGAGAAAATTAACAAAATACCTATCATCAACGACAATCTGATACTACAGTTATATTTTCGTGACAACTCTCTTACTAAAGAAACTAAATACATATTATCCAATCGAGATCTTGGAAAAAAACCTTTCGCAGTACAGATTGAAGATAACAAACTGTGTATATGCACTAGAGTTAACGAGTATAGAGAAAAAGATAGTTACTTAAAGGATGACTATTTATACATTAGCGACCATGAAATAAAAATATCAAAAAGGGATCATAGTAATCCTGATGTAGGTTATAAAGTAATTGAATGGAGGATATATGATATCAAAGTTTAA
- a CDS encoding VOC family protein — protein MIDYKALGHINIVVDDIEKAIEYYNKLLFCIPRQIFPHFKNEGFSKSAGFIDEIVNVSICFLEIPKTGIFLELMEYHNPIGYSSSVDKKTNDIGGIGHICIKVDNIDYAFKHIKNTKDTKLISLSERYKPFFISPISTDDFNFFDEQLESSLEEKENVCSIIKKIRYFYFVDKYNIQWEFEQGHDDIGE, from the coding sequence ATGATTGATTACAAAGCTCTTGGACATATAAATATTGTCGTTGATGATATTGAAAAAGCTATTGAATATTATAATAAGTTATTGTTTTGCATACCTAGGCAAATTTTTCCACACTTTAAAAATGAAGGGTTTTCAAAAAGCGCGGGGTTCATTGATGAAATTGTAAATGTGTCTATATGCTTCCTTGAAATACCAAAAACCGGAATATTCTTGGAGTTAATGGAGTATCACAACCCAATTGGGTATAGCTCATCTGTAGATAAAAAAACGAATGATATTGGTGGGATTGGGCATATTTGTATAAAAGTAGATAATATTGATTATGCTTTTAAACATATAAAAAATACAAAGGATACTAAATTAATAAGTTTGAGTGAAAGATACAAACCATTTTTTATAAGCCCAATATCAACTGATGACTTCAATTTCTTTGATGAACAACTTGAATCCAGTTTAGAAGAAAAAGAAAATGTATGCAGCATCATAAAAAAAATAAGATATTTCTACTTTGTAGATAAGTACAATATACAGTGGGAATTTGAACAGGGACATGATGACATAGGGGAATAA
- a CDS encoding ATPase, T2SS/T4P/T4SS family has translation MIATTLREADFIDLYLGEDYAEIKGMVGATGFLVPVPAPLMDDVRQLHKRCTDQHRDAGRNEFSCFYDQRLYRATVSQDLFGRTDMVLRQTPASIPAFSDVPLSTPLRRSVELPGASGLFLIAGEMGAGKTSTAAAVLRHRIAHTGQLGVSIEDPAETLLQGRHGKGRCIQLEVRENEGYASATRKAYRMGASAFLLGEIRDGATAHEVLKASLSMFVVSTIHASSVIEALERYVMFCEEVSPTARSTIASTLYVLAHQTLRITPDSNRRQVDITGFNLRNTSAAATIKAKIASGSFPALSDQFSSLTYDFEG, from the coding sequence ATGATTGCCACCACGCTACGTGAGGCTGATTTCATCGACCTCTATCTCGGCGAGGACTATGCCGAAATCAAGGGCATGGTCGGCGCCACCGGTTTCCTCGTTCCCGTGCCTGCCCCTCTTATGGATGACGTCAGACAGCTTCACAAGCGCTGCACAGATCAGCACAGGGATGCCGGACGTAACGAGTTTTCCTGTTTTTACGATCAGCGCCTGTACCGGGCTACGGTGTCGCAAGATCTGTTTGGCCGGACGGATATGGTGTTACGTCAGACACCCGCATCAATACCTGCATTCAGTGATGTGCCACTGAGTACGCCCTTGCGCCGATCCGTTGAACTGCCCGGGGCGTCCGGGCTGTTCCTGATTGCGGGCGAAATGGGCGCGGGCAAGACGTCCACGGCGGCTGCGGTGCTGCGCCACCGGATTGCCCATACCGGCCAGTTGGGGGTTTCCATTGAAGATCCGGCGGAAACCCTGTTGCAAGGCCGCCATGGCAAGGGGCGCTGCATTCAGCTTGAAGTGAGGGAAAATGAGGGGTACGCCAGTGCAACACGCAAAGCTTATCGCATGGGTGCCTCGGCATTTCTGCTGGGCGAAATTCGCGATGGGGCCACGGCACATGAGGTACTGAAGGCTTCCCTCAGCATGTTTGTGGTATCGACTATTCACGCCTCCTCAGTGATTGAGGCACTGGAGCGCTATGTGATGTTCTGCGAAGAAGTCAGCCCGACAGCGAGATCCACTATTGCCAGTACGCTGTATGTGCTTGCGCACCAGACCCTGCGGATCACGCCTGACAGCAATCGGCGGCAGGTGGATATCACCGGGTTTAATCTCCGCAATACATCGGCGGCCGCGACCATCAAGGCAAAAATCGCGTCAGGCAGTTTCCCGGCCCTGAGCGATCAGTTTTCCTCCTTAACCTACGATTTTGAGGGCTAG
- the pilP gene encoding type IV pilus biogenesis protein PilP — MAHSDTKSQECFMANVKYALLFLLSCGGVQAEEDVRTLGDLDRLQSGRVYYDAQAAFNKAKMAAGLADTAMTPVVSPSPAGQGGAFVTAPSVSALPALAKITGAVATLDLADGTSAQVRAGDSVAGGYSVVSVSLRGVVIRRTRDGHLFTLN; from the coding sequence ATGGCTCACTCAGATACAAAATCTCAGGAGTGCTTTATGGCAAACGTTAAGTACGCCTTGTTGTTTCTGCTGTCGTGCGGCGGCGTGCAGGCCGAGGAGGACGTCAGAACGCTGGGTGATCTAGATCGCCTGCAGAGTGGCCGCGTGTATTACGACGCGCAGGCCGCATTCAACAAGGCAAAAATGGCCGCCGGTCTGGCCGACACGGCCATGACCCCGGTGGTCAGTCCGTCTCCGGCCGGACAGGGGGGCGCATTCGTGACCGCCCCTTCCGTCAGCGCCCTGCCCGCCTTGGCAAAAATTACGGGCGCGGTGGCCACGCTTGACCTTGCAGATGGCACCAGTGCGCAGGTGCGTGCAGGCGACAGCGTGGCCGGGGGCTATAGCGTGGTGTCCGTTTCTCTGCGGGGCGTGGTGATCAGGCGTACCCGTGACGGTCATCTCTTCACACTGAACTGA
- a CDS encoding GspE/PulE family protein, which produces MMTISDQTHSLLPLPPPAGGRGYSAAIRDNVRLIRDNQTQFVCLYVLSELDQNTEFFELRQQLRGQGLDTGVTWCDRQQLEKISHQFSAVGDTVASASDFQTLMLSLFSEAVSLRASDIHIRIKTNFTRVYYRVDGNLRRVRTESVKWGTRLVNALYNSMCDEHSIPVLSYTEPADARVREEFVNGFGLSTCRFASRPGGQGRLAVALRLVSRRKQSLRFDQLGLTPEEEITLRRLLNSSGGTLYSGPTGHGKSTVCQCSAEFLAAEDEGENILSVEDPIESPIEGIFQTPLGSQTFAEAITNLLRMDPDRLYIGEIRDAGSAHGCVEAIHTGIPVLTTIHTHSPADILQRLRRFGVDEDLLFDPTIISGLVGLRLVPLLCEACKVPWQRGREKISPVMQDLVETYADPAHVYLRKIGGCSGCGDTGISGRIGVFEVIETNNAFMRLYAEKGKMAAYLDWIAKGGVTLCQNLTRLINEGRADPVWAHRRLCNLDRDARLKAGSER; this is translated from the coding sequence ATGATGACTATCAGCGACCAGACCCACAGCCTGCTTCCGCTGCCTCCACCGGCGGGGGGACGGGGCTATTCGGCGGCCATCCGGGATAATGTCCGGCTGATCCGCGACAATCAGACGCAGTTTGTTTGCCTGTATGTCTTGAGCGAACTCGATCAGAACACGGAGTTCTTTGAGCTACGCCAGCAACTGCGAGGACAGGGGCTAGATACAGGCGTCACCTGGTGCGATCGCCAACAGCTGGAGAAAATCAGTCATCAGTTCAGCGCAGTCGGTGACACCGTGGCCAGTGCCAGCGATTTTCAGACCTTGATGCTCAGCCTCTTCAGCGAGGCGGTGAGTCTGCGCGCGTCAGATATACATATCCGGATCAAGACAAACTTTACGCGGGTCTATTACCGGGTAGATGGCAACCTGCGCCGCGTGCGTACCGAGTCGGTAAAATGGGGCACGCGGCTGGTGAATGCCCTGTACAACTCCATGTGTGATGAGCACAGCATTCCGGTACTGAGCTATACCGAACCCGCTGACGCACGGGTACGTGAGGAATTTGTCAACGGCTTTGGCCTCAGCACCTGCCGTTTTGCGAGCCGTCCAGGTGGGCAGGGAAGGCTCGCGGTGGCGCTGCGCCTCGTGAGCCGGCGCAAACAGAGTCTGCGCTTTGATCAACTGGGGTTGACTCCGGAAGAAGAAATCACGCTGCGTCGGCTGCTGAACAGCTCTGGCGGGACGCTGTACAGTGGGCCTACCGGGCATGGCAAATCCACTGTCTGCCAGTGTTCAGCAGAATTTCTGGCGGCCGAAGATGAAGGGGAAAATATTCTGTCGGTGGAAGATCCGATTGAGTCACCCATTGAAGGCATATTCCAGACCCCACTGGGGAGCCAGACGTTTGCCGAGGCGATTACCAACCTGTTGCGCATGGATCCTGATCGGCTCTACATCGGAGAAATCCGCGATGCCGGTTCGGCACACGGGTGCGTGGAGGCGATTCATACCGGCATCCCGGTACTGACTACTATTCACACCCACTCGCCTGCCGACATTCTTCAGCGGCTGAGACGATTTGGTGTGGATGAAGATCTGCTGTTTGACCCGACAATCATCTCCGGTCTTGTCGGCCTCCGGCTGGTCCCCCTGTTGTGTGAAGCCTGCAAGGTACCCTGGCAACGTGGACGGGAAAAAATCAGCCCGGTGATGCAGGATCTGGTGGAGACGTATGCCGATCCTGCCCATGTTTACCTGCGTAAAATCGGCGGCTGCAGCGGCTGTGGCGACACCGGCATCAGCGGGCGTATTGGCGTATTCGAGGTCATTGAAACGAACAATGCCTTTATGCGGCTTTATGCCGAAAAGGGCAAGATGGCCGCCTATCTGGACTGGATCGCAAAGGGAGGTGTGACACTCTGCCAGAACCTCACGCGGCTGATTAACGAAGGTCGGGCCGATCCGGTCTGGGCGCATCGCCGCCTGTGCAATCTTGACCGCGACGCCAGATTGAAAGCGGGGAGTGAACGGTGA
- a CDS encoding type 4 pilus major pilin — protein MKTLKKGISNITDAIAALGIMIVVIGLVVAAAALAYFYVNSTSEVTLLTTVMNETRNLRSSSGYGTDDYVPALVKGGSISRSYTVSDNRIYNKSGGQITVVGNGVGFTVTDSQLQQRDCVKVAKSLGTADLLSTKINTTTFTTEVTGAGAATACIDGDNTLTFTTKS, from the coding sequence ATGAAAACGTTAAAGAAAGGTATTTCAAATATTACTGACGCCATCGCGGCGCTGGGGATCATGATCGTGGTGATTGGTCTGGTGGTGGCCGCTGCCGCATTGGCTTATTTCTATGTGAACAGTACCAGTGAGGTCACGCTGCTGACCACCGTGATGAATGAGACGCGCAACCTGCGTTCGTCCAGTGGCTATGGGACGGATGATTATGTGCCTGCCTTGGTGAAGGGCGGCAGTATCTCCAGAAGTTATACCGTGTCGGATAACCGGATTTACAACAAGTCCGGAGGTCAAATCACCGTGGTCGGCAATGGCGTTGGATTTACCGTCACCGACTCGCAACTGCAGCAACGCGACTGCGTGAAAGTGGCCAAAAGCCTCGGCACGGCTGATCTGCTGTCCACGAAAATCAACACCACCACCTTTACCACTGAGGTGACTGGTGCCGGGGCTGCTACCGCCTGTATTGATGGGGATAACACCCTGACATTTACCACCAAATCCTGA
- a CDS encoding PilN family type IVB pilus formation outer membrane protein codes for MLKKHALAVLTGSLLLPGCAFERINDVNRSAEATADATSSMIRQASENRPVVQFQNSQFVSPVPLPAAKYDAPREVVNCTLPYLTKKPVDIMQFSQDIATFCPIRTRVTPDAMAVLAGRGSVGGSPTQRLDSAPSPVLSASGDMRPLGSFGSGSVTAGTSANDGGAARTFSGIRYNGNLGGLLDIVTARLGISWKYEDGRVTFFYLQTARFDIEPSDARYALTGSVVSGVSNSSSSDGASSSGSGGSGGVSGESGTNLKSDVVMGNNLYDDLKLTAQSMLTPGVGRLDMNRTTGTVVVTDVPDVVRRIGEYLTAENRALSRQVNLKVVIYTVNSDTRDAVGINWNVLYRTLAGKYGINLADPAGTIADAGSLSVSVLDTATGRAQQLAGSSFLFDALSSQAKVADVRTIPLMTTNMAAASVVVGRQIAYLKSTTSTPFVSGSSSVASETLTPGTVTTGTNITLFPKILDGGERMMLNMFLNISSLVTLRESGKGANRIETPEVDSRSVPQRVWLKPGQTVIISGLEQNVDNASKQGIGSPDNLLTGGHRSGTTTRQSFVITVTPYIG; via the coding sequence ATGTTAAAAAAACACGCCCTGGCAGTGCTGACAGGTTCACTGCTGCTGCCGGGCTGCGCTTTTGAGCGCATCAACGATGTTAACCGGTCTGCGGAAGCAACCGCTGACGCGACCTCTTCCATGATCCGCCAGGCCAGCGAGAACCGCCCGGTCGTCCAGTTTCAGAACAGCCAGTTTGTCAGCCCGGTGCCATTGCCTGCCGCGAAGTATGATGCGCCCCGGGAGGTGGTCAACTGCACCCTGCCTTACCTGACAAAAAAACCGGTAGACATCATGCAGTTCAGTCAGGATATTGCGACCTTCTGCCCTATTCGTACCCGTGTAACACCTGACGCGATGGCCGTACTGGCGGGCCGGGGCAGTGTGGGGGGATCTCCCACGCAGCGGCTGGACAGTGCGCCCTCGCCAGTCCTGTCAGCCAGCGGCGATATGCGGCCGCTGGGGTCATTCGGGAGCGGCAGCGTTACCGCTGGCACATCAGCGAACGACGGCGGCGCGGCGAGAACGTTCTCCGGCATCCGCTACAACGGTAACCTCGGGGGGCTGCTCGACATCGTTACCGCGCGTCTGGGGATTTCCTGGAAGTATGAGGACGGCAGGGTGACCTTCTTTTATCTGCAGACCGCGCGATTTGATATTGAACCTTCTGACGCAAGATATGCGCTCACCGGCTCGGTAGTCAGCGGCGTCTCCAACAGCAGCAGCTCAGACGGGGCGTCCAGTTCCGGCAGCGGCGGTTCAGGGGGCGTGTCGGGGGAGAGTGGCACCAACCTCAAGTCGGACGTGGTGATGGGGAACAATCTTTATGATGACCTGAAATTGACCGCGCAGAGCATGCTGACCCCAGGAGTGGGACGGCTTGACATGAACAGAACCACCGGCACCGTCGTCGTCACTGATGTGCCGGACGTAGTAAGGCGGATCGGTGAGTATCTCACCGCCGAGAACAGGGCGCTCAGCCGTCAGGTCAATCTGAAAGTGGTCATTTACACCGTGAACAGCGATACCCGTGATGCAGTGGGTATCAACTGGAACGTCCTGTACAGGACGCTGGCCGGTAAATATGGCATTAACCTTGCTGATCCGGCCGGAACGATCGCTGACGCCGGATCGTTGAGTGTCTCTGTGCTGGACACGGCAACGGGGAGGGCGCAGCAGTTGGCCGGATCTTCTTTCCTGTTTGATGCACTGTCCAGTCAGGCGAAGGTGGCGGACGTGAGAACCATCCCGCTGATGACCACCAACATGGCTGCTGCCTCGGTGGTGGTCGGGCGGCAGATTGCCTATCTCAAGAGTACAACCAGCACGCCGTTTGTCAGCGGCAGTAGCAGCGTTGCCTCAGAAACGCTGACGCCAGGGACGGTCACTACCGGCACCAACATCACCCTCTTCCCTAAAATTCTCGATGGGGGTGAACGGATGATGCTCAACATGTTCCTGAATATTTCCAGCCTCGTCACATTGCGTGAAAGCGGCAAGGGCGCGAACAGAATCGAGACGCCAGAGGTGGATTCCCGTTCAGTGCCACAGCGCGTCTGGCTGAAGCCTGGACAGACCGTCATCATCAGCGGACTGGAGCAGAATGTGGATAACGCCAGTAAACAGGGTATCGGATCACCGGATAACCTCCTCACCGGCGGACACCGTTCCGGTACAACCACCCGCCAGTCCTTCGTCATCACCGTCACACCCTATATCGGGTAA